The candidate division KSB1 bacterium genome has a window encoding:
- a CDS encoding DUF4256 domain-containing protein, producing the protein MPSTKDLKAKQREELLSALQARFEKNMNRHPGLEWAKVQARLEANPERLWSLHEMERTGGEPDVVGYDKNTGEYIFYDCSAESPKGRRSVCYDREALESRKEHKPKDSAMGMAAAMGIELLTEEQYRELQQLGEFDTKTSSWVQTPSDIRKLGGALFCDRRYGHVFVYHNGAESYYAARGFRGSLRV; encoded by the coding sequence ATGCCAAGCACAAAAGATTTGAAAGCAAAACAACGTGAAGAGCTGCTCAGCGCGTTGCAAGCCCGTTTTGAGAAAAACATGAACCGCCACCCAGGCCTTGAATGGGCCAAAGTGCAGGCACGGTTGGAAGCGAATCCTGAAAGACTCTGGTCGCTCCATGAAATGGAAAGAACCGGCGGTGAACCCGATGTTGTGGGTTATGATAAAAACACAGGCGAGTACATTTTTTATGATTGCTCCGCTGAAAGCCCCAAAGGCCGCAGAAGTGTTTGTTACGACCGCGAAGCGCTGGAGTCGAGGAAGGAACATAAGCCCAAAGACAGCGCCATGGGCATGGCAGCGGCCATGGGCATCGAGCTTTTGACGGAAGAACAATATCGCGAGCTGCAGCAGCTCGGCGAGTTCGATACGAAAACCTCGAGCTGGGTGCAAACACCTTCGGATATTCGAAAGCTCGGCGGCGCGCTTTTTTGTGATCGCCGCTACGGCCACGTCTTCGTGTATCACAACGGCGCGGAATCCTACTATGCCGCGAGAGGATTTCGTGGTTCGCTGAGGGTTTAA